A stretch of Saccharothrix texasensis DNA encodes these proteins:
- a CDS encoding nitroreductase family deazaflavin-dependent oxidoreductase: MSVLDSPVGWVNEHIRKYVESDGAEGHEWQPGVFTLLLTTVGRKSGKPRRTALIYQPYGDAYVVVASYGGAPEHPAWYRNLDARNEAEVQVEADVFRATARTATGEERAKLWKLMTEVWPAYDDYAEKTDREIPIVVLERVRG, from the coding sequence ATGTCAGTCCTGGACAGCCCAGTCGGCTGGGTGAACGAGCACATCCGCAAGTACGTCGAGTCCGACGGCGCGGAAGGTCACGAGTGGCAGCCCGGGGTCTTCACGCTCCTGCTGACCACGGTCGGCCGGAAGTCCGGCAAGCCCCGCCGGACCGCGTTGATCTACCAGCCCTACGGCGACGCCTACGTGGTCGTCGCGTCGTACGGCGGCGCGCCGGAGCACCCCGCCTGGTACCGCAACCTCGACGCGCGCAACGAGGCCGAGGTGCAGGTGGAGGCGGACGTCTTCCGGGCCACGGCCCGCACCGCGACCGGTGAGGAGCGCGCGAAGCTCTGGAAGCTGATGACCGAGGTGTGGCCCGCCTACGACGACTACGCCGAGAAGACCGACCGCGAGATCCCGATCGTCGTCCTGGAGCGCGTCCGGGGTTGA
- a CDS encoding LysR family transcriptional regulator, which produces MPELELRHLRAVCAIAEEGSLTKAASRLGLTQPAMSAQLRTVERIVGGRLFDRTPGGSPPTDLGRQVVGTARLVLDEVEQLVSLARARTREATPGPLLVGGVPTLFFGHFVEELRRVIPCSEVRTEITRGASDLLELLVSGQVQLGVLDRFEGLERRELRGLELRRLVSEPQFVALPETDPLGAQDEVDLGQLADRDWVAPPDELVGNRLGIFTACAAAGFTPRFTHHVNEASTARSLVANGAVSFALPQSRSGDGIVIRPLRGAPLMVDLMLATRRDGPAAGRAHDVFAAAARAYRAVLPRNPGYAKWWDEHPEAHREVDAALVAGG; this is translated from the coding sequence ATGCCCGAGCTCGAGCTACGCCACCTGCGCGCGGTGTGCGCGATAGCGGAAGAAGGCAGCCTCACGAAGGCCGCCTCACGCCTGGGGCTCACGCAACCCGCGATGAGCGCCCAGCTGCGGACCGTCGAGCGGATCGTCGGCGGCCGGCTGTTCGACCGGACGCCCGGCGGTTCCCCGCCCACCGACCTCGGCAGACAGGTCGTCGGCACGGCCCGGCTGGTGCTCGACGAGGTCGAGCAGCTCGTCTCGCTGGCCCGTGCCCGGACCCGGGAGGCCACGCCCGGCCCGCTGCTGGTGGGCGGGGTGCCCACGTTGTTCTTCGGGCACTTCGTGGAGGAGCTGCGCCGGGTGATCCCGTGTTCGGAGGTCCGCACCGAGATCACCCGCGGCGCGTCGGACCTGCTCGAGCTGCTGGTGTCGGGCCAAGTGCAGCTGGGCGTGCTCGACCGGTTCGAGGGGCTGGAGCGCAGGGAGCTGCGCGGGCTGGAGCTGCGGCGGCTGGTGAGCGAGCCGCAGTTCGTGGCGCTGCCGGAGACCGACCCGCTGGGCGCGCAGGACGAGGTCGACCTCGGGCAGCTGGCCGACCGGGACTGGGTCGCGCCGCCGGACGAGCTGGTCGGCAACCGGCTGGGCATCTTCACCGCGTGCGCGGCGGCCGGGTTCACGCCCCGGTTCACCCACCACGTGAACGAGGCGAGCACCGCCCGGAGCCTGGTCGCCAACGGCGCGGTGTCGTTCGCGCTGCCGCAGTCGCGCAGCGGGGACGGGATCGTGATCCGGCCGCTGCGCGGCGCGCCGCTGATGGTGGACCTGATGCTGGCCACCCGCCGCGACGGCCCCGCCGCCGGGCGGGCCCACGACGTGTTCGCCGCCGCGGCTCGGGCCTACCGCGCGGTGCTGCCCCGCAACCCGGGGTACGCGAAGTGGTGGGACGAGCACCCCGAGGCGCACCGGGAGGTCGACGCGGCGCTGGTGGCCGGCGGTTAG
- a CDS encoding PhzF family phenazine biosynthesis protein: MTNPRRPAAQTPTVLRYSAFTTDPAGGNPAGVVLDATGLAEASMLEIAADLGYSETAFLFPRGDAAEFDVRYFSPVMEVPFCGHATVASAVALGRTGTVRFHTPAGLVEIAATPGRASLTSVPTTSAPAPAADVAEALRALGWSAEDLDPRYPAHWAFGGSRHLVLGVRTRERLAALEYDFDALGDLLRANDALTAQLVHQRDEDVFDARDPFPVGGVVEDPATGSAAAAFGGYLRAIGQVGRPRSVTIHQGVDMGRPSLLEIAVSPTDPRVTVTGAAVRIPADA, translated from the coding sequence ATGACGAACCCGCGGCGACCCGCAGCGCAGACCCCGACCGTGCTCCGCTACAGCGCTTTCACCACCGACCCCGCCGGCGGCAACCCGGCCGGTGTCGTGCTCGACGCTACCGGCTTGGCCGAGGCGTCGATGCTGGAGATCGCCGCCGACCTCGGCTACTCCGAGACCGCGTTCCTGTTCCCGCGCGGTGACGCGGCGGAGTTCGACGTCCGGTACTTCAGCCCGGTAATGGAGGTGCCGTTCTGCGGTCACGCGACCGTGGCGTCGGCGGTCGCGCTCGGGCGCACGGGCACGGTGCGGTTCCACACGCCCGCCGGGCTGGTGGAGATCGCCGCCACGCCGGGCAGGGCGAGCCTGACCAGCGTGCCGACGACGTCCGCGCCGGCGCCGGCGGCCGACGTGGCGGAGGCGTTGCGCGCGCTGGGGTGGTCGGCCGAGGACCTCGACCCCCGCTACCCGGCGCACTGGGCGTTCGGCGGGTCGAGGCACCTCGTGCTCGGGGTGCGCACGCGGGAGCGGCTGGCCGCGCTGGAGTACGACTTCGACGCGCTGGGCGACCTGTTGCGGGCCAACGACGCGTTGACCGCGCAACTGGTGCACCAGCGGGACGAGGACGTGTTCGACGCGCGCGACCCGTTCCCGGTGGGCGGGGTGGTCGAGGACCCGGCGACCGGGTCCGCGGCGGCGGCGTTCGGCGGTTACCTGCGGGCGATCGGGCAGGTCGGGCGACCCAGGTCGGTCACCATCCACCAGGGCGTGGACATGGGCCGGCCCAGCCTGCTGGAGATCGCGGTCTCCCCCACCGACCCGCGCGTCACCGTGACCGGGGCGGCGGTGCGCATCCCGGCGGACGCCTGA
- a CDS encoding SDR family oxidoreductase has product MTTLITGATGHLGSLILRHTLARVPADRLAVSVRDPEKAEGLGVEVRPGDFDGPLADTFAGVETVLMVSVDGPDEIRVRRHLDAVRAAVDAGVRHIVYTSVTDADTSPLALARVHKATEEAIRATGVPFTFLRNGMYHENYLPHGPGPIVSATGDGRIASASRDDLALAAAVVLTTPGHENAVYELTGPRAWSFDELAALAGTTHQKVGAADRVTALKGFGLPDFVAELLADIEVNIGRGALAEVRPDLEELIGRAPRTIEDALRA; this is encoded by the coding sequence ATGACGACCTTGATCACCGGCGCGACCGGCCACCTCGGCTCCCTGATCCTCCGGCACACCCTCGCCCGCGTCCCGGCCGACCGGCTCGCGGTCTCCGTCCGCGACCCGGAGAAGGCCGAGGGACTGGGCGTCGAGGTCCGGCCGGGCGACTTCGACGGCCCCCTCGCCGACACGTTCGCCGGCGTGGAGACGGTGCTGATGGTGTCGGTCGACGGGCCGGACGAGATCCGCGTCCGCCGCCACCTCGACGCCGTGCGGGCCGCCGTCGACGCCGGGGTCCGGCACATCGTGTACACGTCCGTCACGGACGCGGACACCTCGCCGCTCGCGCTGGCCCGGGTGCACAAGGCGACCGAAGAGGCGATCCGCGCCACCGGCGTCCCGTTCACCTTCCTGCGCAACGGGATGTACCACGAGAACTACCTCCCGCACGGGCCCGGTCCGATCGTCAGCGCCACGGGTGACGGCCGCATCGCCAGCGCGTCCCGCGACGACCTGGCGCTGGCCGCCGCCGTCGTGCTCACCACCCCCGGCCACGAGAACGCGGTCTACGAGCTGACCGGCCCGCGGGCGTGGAGCTTCGACGAGCTGGCCGCGCTGGCCGGCACGACCCACCAGAAGGTGGGCGCGGCCGACCGGGTCACCGCGCTGAAGGGCTTCGGCCTGCCGGACTTCGTCGCCGAGCTGCTGGCCGACATCGAGGTCAACATCGGTCGCGGCGCGCTCGCCGAGGTCCGCCCCGACCTGGAGGAGCTGATCGGCCGCGCGCCGCGCACCATCGAGGACGCGCTGCGGGCCTAA
- a CDS encoding alpha/beta fold hydrolase — MIESNVPGHAGELAVRTWPNLDADWLAVLVHGYGEHSGRYAHVAEALVGAGALVVAADLVGHGGSEGERALIDDYDGVLADVAAAVSSAASDLPTVLVGHGEGGLVAARYAQSNPLAALVLSAPVLGTWEGLDRLGSEDEGTPLDPDLLSRDPEVGKRYAADPLVWHGPYKRESLQALERALDEVNYGPALEHLPTLWLHGDADELVPAADTRTGTDRLRGLLFEERLYPGARHEVFNETNSDEVLADVVAFVRRVLELG, encoded by the coding sequence GTGATCGAGTCCAACGTCCCCGGCCACGCCGGCGAGCTCGCGGTCCGCACCTGGCCCAACCTGGACGCCGACTGGCTCGCCGTCCTCGTGCACGGCTACGGCGAGCACAGCGGCAGATACGCGCACGTCGCCGAGGCGCTGGTGGGGGCGGGGGCGTTGGTCGTCGCGGCGGACCTCGTCGGGCACGGCGGGTCCGAGGGCGAGCGGGCGTTGATCGACGACTACGACGGCGTGCTGGCCGACGTGGCCGCCGCGGTGAGCTCGGCCGCCTCCGACCTGCCCACCGTGCTGGTCGGGCACGGCGAGGGCGGGCTGGTCGCGGCCCGGTACGCCCAGTCGAACCCGTTGGCGGCGCTGGTGCTGTCCGCGCCGGTGCTCGGCACGTGGGAAGGGCTGGACCGGCTCGGGTCCGAGGACGAGGGCACGCCGCTGGACCCGGACCTGCTCTCGCGCGACCCGGAGGTCGGCAAGCGGTACGCGGCCGATCCGCTGGTGTGGCACGGGCCGTACAAGCGGGAGTCCTTGCAGGCGCTGGAACGCGCGCTGGACGAGGTGAACTACGGACCCGCGCTGGAGCACCTGCCGACGTTGTGGCTGCACGGCGACGCCGACGAGCTGGTGCCGGCGGCGGACACGCGCACCGGCACCGACCGGTTGCGCGGCCTGCTGTTCGAGGAGCGCCTCTACCCCGGCGCGCGGCACGAGGTGTTCAACGAGACCAACTCGGACGAGGTGCTGGCGGACGTGGTGGCGTTCGTGCGGCGGGTGCTGGAGCTCGGCTGA
- a CDS encoding DUF4232 domain-containing protein, with amino-acid sequence MRRLVALGALGLALAACGSPRQAADQSTIVVDTTTSAAAAPVPPSSPPATSAQDPATASGRCTAAVLAGAVESTEAGAGNRYGKLVVTNNGAAPCTVNGYSGLQLLDAAGNALPTDLQRKPDPGPAPVTLAPGAAAAANLHWTVVPTGDEPVDRPCQAEAAKAAAIPPDETQPMSLRWGLGPVCAGGKIEISAFYAA; translated from the coding sequence ATGAGGCGACTCGTGGCGCTCGGCGCCCTCGGGCTCGCGCTCGCGGCCTGCGGGAGTCCCCGGCAGGCGGCCGACCAGTCGACCATCGTGGTCGACACGACGACGTCCGCGGCGGCGGCGCCGGTTCCCCCGTCCTCGCCGCCGGCGACCTCGGCCCAGGACCCCGCGACCGCGTCCGGCCGGTGCACCGCGGCCGTGCTCGCGGGCGCCGTGGAGTCGACCGAGGCGGGCGCGGGCAACCGGTACGGCAAGCTCGTGGTCACCAACAACGGCGCCGCGCCCTGCACGGTCAACGGGTACAGCGGGTTGCAGCTGCTCGACGCGGCGGGCAACGCGCTGCCGACCGACCTCCAGCGCAAGCCCGACCCCGGTCCCGCGCCGGTGACCCTGGCGCCCGGCGCGGCGGCGGCGGCGAACCTGCACTGGACCGTGGTGCCCACCGGTGACGAGCCGGTGGACCGGCCGTGCCAGGCCGAGGCGGCGAAGGCGGCGGCCATCCCGCCCGACGAGACCCAGCCGATGAGCCTGCGGTGGGGACTGGGTCCGGTGTGCGCCGGGGGGAAGATCGAGATCAGCGCGTTCTACGCTGCCTAG
- a CDS encoding LysR family transcriptional regulator: protein MDTRLLRTLLVLARTGSFTATAAELHLVQSTVTSQVKALERHLGARLFDRLPSGARLTEAGRQAVEHAREVLTSEQRLRDAVRGSTAVEGDVRIAAPESVCAYRLPQRVADVAMRWPGISVHLSPAGTRQALAGVRNGTLDLALVLEDSLVAPGLKVTAVGVEPIELVSAPGVVLDERYFLLEEGCSYSDRFVRDLPATPSITRFGSIEAVRSCVVAGLGWTVLPRVAVAEQLDAGTLQRVRELPDSTLFLVTDPRRTPSAAVRAVAAALG, encoded by the coding sequence GTGGACACCCGCCTCCTGCGCACCCTCCTGGTGCTCGCGCGCACGGGCAGCTTCACCGCCACCGCGGCGGAGCTGCACCTCGTGCAATCCACGGTGACGAGCCAGGTCAAAGCCCTGGAACGGCACCTCGGCGCGCGCCTGTTCGACCGGCTGCCCAGCGGCGCCCGGTTGACCGAGGCGGGCCGGCAGGCCGTCGAGCACGCCCGCGAGGTGCTCACCTCCGAGCAACGCCTGCGCGACGCCGTGCGGGGCAGCACGGCGGTGGAGGGCGACGTGCGGATAGCCGCGCCCGAGTCGGTCTGCGCCTACCGGCTGCCGCAGCGCGTCGCGGACGTGGCGATGCGCTGGCCGGGCATCTCCGTGCACCTCTCGCCGGCGGGCACCCGGCAAGCGCTGGCCGGGGTCCGCAACGGCACCCTGGACCTGGCGCTGGTGCTGGAGGACTCGCTGGTCGCGCCGGGCCTGAAGGTGACCGCGGTGGGCGTGGAGCCGATCGAGCTGGTGTCCGCGCCCGGCGTGGTGCTGGACGAGCGGTACTTCCTGCTGGAGGAGGGATGCTCCTACAGCGACCGGTTCGTGCGCGACCTGCCCGCGACGCCGAGCATCACCCGGTTCGGCAGCATCGAGGCCGTGCGGTCGTGCGTGGTGGCCGGGCTGGGTTGGACCGTGCTGCCCCGCGTGGCGGTCGCCGAGCAGCTGGACGCGGGCACGCTCCAACGCGTCCGCGAGCTGCCCGACAGCACGCTGTTCCTGGTCACGGACCCGCGCCGCACCCCGTCCGCCGCCGTCCGCGCGGTCGCCGCCGCCCTCGGCTGA
- a CDS encoding winged helix-turn-helix transcriptional regulator, translating into MEPRGDVYDRNCPTRVIANHATGQWGSLVLGKLLGGDGESGAKRFGELRRAVTGISEKMLAQTLQALERDGLVHREVHPVIPPRVDYSLTPLGAHAAGRIVGLFGWIEENLPNFMAAQEEYDARRAENV; encoded by the coding sequence ATGGAGCCGCGTGGTGACGTGTACGACCGCAACTGCCCGACCCGGGTGATCGCGAACCACGCCACGGGCCAGTGGGGCAGCCTGGTGCTCGGCAAGCTCCTGGGCGGTGACGGCGAGAGCGGCGCCAAGAGGTTCGGCGAGCTGCGCCGGGCGGTGACCGGGATCAGCGAGAAGATGCTCGCCCAGACGTTGCAGGCGTTGGAGCGCGACGGGCTGGTGCACCGCGAGGTCCACCCCGTGATCCCCCCGCGGGTGGACTACTCCCTCACCCCGCTGGGCGCCCACGCGGCCGGGCGGATCGTCGGGTTGTTCGGCTGGATCGAGGAGAACCTGCCGAACTTCATGGCGGCGCAAGAGGAGTACGACGCGAGACGGGCCGAGAACGTGTGA
- a CDS encoding gamma-glutamylcyclotransferase, giving the protein MTQPFTDDSHPAEPYPGARPGHCFVHLDGAGWPVTPDPGADSGWRVAPDGQDLDDWLATHGEPPLAGRMPVLAYGSNANPAKVTWLREELGLAGPAVVLRARCDGLAAVWAAGLRKTDGQRPATLAAAPGVEEEHAVWFATAEQLRVLDRCEGRGLRYRLVRVHTGRVTLFNGGVVDSVLAYTGAGTRRMPLLVNGRPVRCADVDQRTARRLGGRPADGDGLDVTQVHGDPAPEDWPDRLFVYGTLQPGMAAWHLVEPFTHGDPVAASLPGTLHDTGRGYPALRPGDGPGVPGHVLRLERPEDALPVLDEYEGDEYRRVRVTLPDGQVCWTYVWTAAVGGMPVLAGGWTGRDRSGAGPSTPVGG; this is encoded by the coding sequence ATGACGCAGCCCTTCACGGACGATAGTCACCCGGCCGAGCCCTATCCGGGAGCTCGGCCGGGACACTGCTTCGTGCACCTCGACGGCGCCGGCTGGCCGGTCACGCCCGATCCCGGTGCCGACTCCGGATGGCGGGTCGCCCCCGACGGGCAGGACCTGGACGACTGGCTCGCGACGCACGGCGAACCGCCGCTCGCGGGCCGGATGCCGGTGTTGGCGTACGGCTCCAACGCCAACCCGGCCAAGGTGACGTGGCTGCGCGAAGAGCTGGGGCTGGCCGGCCCGGCGGTCGTGCTGAGGGCCCGTTGCGACGGGCTCGCCGCCGTGTGGGCCGCGGGGCTGCGCAAGACCGACGGGCAGCGGCCGGCGACCCTCGCCGCCGCGCCGGGCGTCGAGGAGGAGCACGCGGTGTGGTTCGCCACCGCGGAGCAGCTGCGCGTGCTGGACCGCTGCGAGGGCCGCGGGCTGCGGTACCGGCTGGTCCGCGTGCACACCGGCCGGGTGACGTTGTTCAACGGCGGCGTGGTGGATTCGGTGCTCGCCTACACCGGCGCCGGCACGAGGCGGATGCCGCTGCTGGTCAACGGCCGGCCGGTGCGGTGCGCCGACGTGGACCAGCGGACCGCGCGCAGGCTCGGCGGACGGCCGGCGGACGGCGACGGGCTGGACGTGACGCAGGTGCACGGCGACCCGGCGCCGGAGGACTGGCCGGACCGGCTGTTCGTCTACGGGACGCTCCAGCCGGGGATGGCGGCGTGGCACCTGGTGGAGCCGTTCACGCACGGCGACCCGGTGGCCGCGTCGTTGCCGGGGACGCTGCACGACACCGGCCGGGGCTACCCGGCGTTGCGGCCCGGCGACGGGCCCGGGGTGCCGGGGCACGTGCTGCGGCTCGAACGGCCCGAGGACGCGCTGCCGGTGCTGGACGAGTACGAGGGCGACGAGTACCGGCGGGTGCGGGTGACGCTGCCCGACGGGCAGGTCTGCTGGACGTACGTGTGGACGGCCGCGGTGGGCGGGATGCCGGTCCTGGCCGGCGGGTGGACCGGGCGGGACCGGTCCGGCGCGGGCCCGTCGACACCGGTCGGGGGTTGA